A genome region from Synchiropus splendidus isolate RoL2022-P1 chromosome 5, RoL_Sspl_1.0, whole genome shotgun sequence includes the following:
- the birc5a gene encoding baculoviral IAP repeat-containing protein 5a, giving the protein MEAQMAREFELFIYENRLKTFQDWPFNEDCVCTPEKMAKSGFIHKPLDNSPDVAMCFFCLKELEGWEPEDDPQKEHRSHSSGCGFLNLKKNVEDLTVEEILKLQKERLKNIVTKSCKEGINKFKDAAKVKRQKILKKCS; this is encoded by the exons ATGGAAGCACAGATGGCGAGGGAATTTGAGTTGTTTATTTACGAGAACAGACTGAAGACATTTCAAGACTGGCCCTTCAACGAAGACTGTGTCTGCACACCGGAGAAG ATGGCAAAATCTGGTTTCATTCACAAGCCACTTGACAACAGCCCGGACGTGGCTATGTGCTTCTTTTGCCTCAAGGAGTTGGAAGGCTGGGAACCTGAGGATGATCCACA AAAAGAACACAGGTCTCATTCATCTGGCTGTGGGTTCCTCAACCTGAAGAAGAATGTGGAAGATCTGACTGTAGAAGAGATACTCAAGTTGCAAAAGGAGAGACTCAAGAACATTGTT ACAAAATCCTGTAAAGAAGGAATCAACAAATTCAAGGACGCTGCCAAAGTGAAAAGACAAAAGATTCTGAAGAAGTGCTCGTAA